The Leishmania mexicana MHOM/GT/2001/U1103 complete genome, chromosome 32 genome has a window encoding:
- a CDS encoding putative protein kinase yields MHLLAGRYILVKQIGKGGFGAVEEYTDAITKDNVAIKTIPSRYVNQESRRLVREIDIMCFLHEAHPHVIGYFSIFATKGTAIPHHNDSNTFDDPLMSVAQTAENTAFELNVLGEHYAGLSEDERLRLHHEELMAFVAKLTKTDEFNVHIVMPLMKGDLFYFIRLLSSQSSVQRLGVTHHFLAQVAVVFAFQICFGLDYLHQCSIIHRDMKPDNVLVRLDITNPYMSTALIADMGLARDAQHSDTIYICTRYYRPPEVITSVSGGSPKIDIWSLGCIFYEMCTGQTLFTMRTALNERGEWDGAKASLQLEVVLNTIGTPAAEDIERYMPSGNAKLYLQRSAARPSQLRQLIEQNWILHTSDDEKEKWIDLITRCVAFFPEQRPTAQQLCQHQLFRNYNVFYGSNVKQYAPTPYTSSYCGSSDSTRTENKAAILALVQHALRKTMPPLNEERSDEESSSLNSSSGSASSGDSESDDERGTAPQPTPINDYVSAAHRCSTSLPRDSLQQCGGCDQNEELGSVAEPFSAFDSTTTSGAPAVPPPAQQQRYALHPFGKNTSKDYCNSFLDDDDEGDVERNRERARDTEDEECLPDFQQQRPSAFMAHFSPASLPDVPLAGAASATAAPAAPAEPEKRLAHSFSSEESGPVVEDTPPLVPSATLRDRITRRRSSAVQEEEEPKLVSLMPSAFNLDNYRAGKSLDATVNEELCIPESGLPQAMESMPADDVARLLAAYNMPLEGSNYRTMLSCAQSVPPFVMPSDPYHFISQSHIGGGAGAAMLPQQQSFHAAASPNEVNGVPRGGSEGQRGADSEVRTWAVAPPASRVPPGNGAAAEAGSDEQYDYLAGTDYYIGPTPSNVAQVAAARQPAEKRGSSPYSLSVADSMPLGQAQQRVLSHASPPPIYLPSTQSSETSLFHQPPLHALRGQSVAGFPPIADAELRQRYMSYRHTPRSIQAATSSVLEELGGCTHDAERSSELRQLLNYYTSLEVTTLYTI; encoded by the coding sequence ATGCATCTGTTAGCCGGCCGTTACATTTTGGTGAAGCAGATCGGCAAGGGCGGGTTTGGCGCTGTGGAGGAGTACACGGACGCCATCACAAAGGATAATGTGGCCATCAAAACGATTCCTAGTCGATACGTAAACCAAGAGAGCCGCCGGCTCGTACGAGAGATCGATATTATGTGCTTCCTGCACGAGGCTCACCCGCACGTCATTGGGTACTTCAGCATCTTTGCCACCAAAGGCACCGCCATACCGCACCACAACGACTCAAACACGTTTGATGACCCGCTGATGAGCGTTGCACAGACGGCAGAGAACACGGCCTTCGAATTGAACGTGCTGGGCGAACATTACGCAGGTCTGAGCGAGGATGAGCGGCTACGTCTGCATCACGAGGAGCTGATGGCGTTTGTGGCGAAGCTAACCAAAACGGACGAGTTCAATGTTCACATCGTCATGCCGCTCATGAAGGGCGACCTCTTCTACTTTATACGGCTGCTCTCGTCGCAGTCGAGTGTTCAGCGCCTAGGTGTGACGCATCACTTCTTAGCCCAGGTGGCCGTTGTGTTCGCCTTTCAGATATGCTTTGGCCTCGACTACCTGCACCAGTGCTCCATCATCCACCGCGACATGAAGCCAGACAACGTGCTGGTGCGTCTCGACATCACCAACCCGTACATGTCCACCGCGCTGATTGCAGACATGGGTCTCGCACGGGACGCCCAGCATAGCGACACCATCTACATCTGCACGCGCTATTACCGGCCACCAGAGGTCATCACCAGCGTGTCAGGCGGGTCGCCGAAGATCGACATTTGGTCCTTGGGCTGCATCTTTTACGAAATGTGCACAGGCCAGACGCTCTTCACCATGCGGACGGCGCTGAACGAGCGCGGCGAGTGGGACGGCGCCAAGGCGAGCCTGCAGCTCGAGGTGGTTCTCAACACCATTGGTACCCCCGCTGCCGAGGATATCGAGCGCTATATGCCTAGCGGAAACGCAAAGCTGTACTTGCAGCGCAGTGCCGCCCGTCCGTCACAGCTGCGACAGCTGATCGAGCAGAACTGGATTCTGCACACAAGCGATGATGAAAAGGAGAAGTGGATCGACCTCATCACTCGGTGCGTTGCCTTCTTCCCCGAGCAGCGGCCAACGGCCCAGCAGCTCTGCCAACACCAGTTGTTCCGCAACTACAATGTCTTCTACGGCTCCAATGTGAAGCAGTACGCGCCAACGCCGTACACGTCATCCTACTGCGGCTCTTCTGACAGCACCCGCACGGAGAACAAGGCAGCCATTCTGGCTCTTGTGCAGCACGCTCTGCGCAAAACGATGCCGCCACTGaacgaggagaggagcgacGAGGAGTCCAGCTCGctgaacagcagcagcggcagcgccagcagcggcgataGCGAGAGCGACGACGAGAGAGGTACCGCGCCACAGCCAACCCCCATCAACGACTACGTATCTGCCGCCCACCGCTGCTCGACCTCTCTGCCGCGCGACAGCCTTCAGCAGTGCGGTGGCTGTGACCAGAACGAAGAGTTGGGCTCCGTAGCAGAGCCGTTCTCAGCTTTTGACTCAACAACTACGAGTGGCGCACCAGCCGTACccccgccagcgcagcagcagcgttaTGCCTTGCATCCGTTTGGCAAAAACACCTCGAAAGACTATTGCAACTCTTTCCtcgatgacgatgacgagggAGACGTTGAGCGCAATCGCGAGCGGGCACGTGACACCGAGGACGAAGAGTGCTTACCGGAttttcagcagcagcgccccaGCGCTTTTATGGCGCACTTTAGTCCTGCTTCGCTGCCAGACGTCCCCCTTGCGGGTGCTGCCTCTGCCACTGCGgcgcccgccgcgccggcggagCCGGAAAAGCGCCTCGCGCACTCGTTTAGCTCCGAGGAGAGTGGCCCAGTAGTGGAGGATACGCCGCCACTGGTACCGAGCGCCACACTCCGCGACCGAATCACACGGCGTCGGTCGAGCGCTGTccaagaagaggaagaacCCAAGCTGGTGTCGCTGATGCCGAGCGCGTTCAACTTGGACAACTACCGCGCCGGCAAATCTCTTGACGCCACAGTGAACGAGGAGCTGTGCATCCCGGAAAGCGGCTTGCCGCAGGCAATGGAGTCTATGCCCGCCGATGACGTCGCGCGACTGCTGGCGGCGTACAACATGCCCTTGGAGGGGAGCAACTACCGCACCATGCTAAGCTGTGCGCAGTCCGTGCCGCCCTTCGTCATGCCCAGCGACCCGTATCATTTCATTTCTCAGTCCCACattggtggcggtgcgggggcggcgatgctaccgcagcagcagtcctTCCACGCGGCTGCATCGCCGAACGAGGTGAATGGCGTGccacgcggcggcagcgaggggcagcgaggcgcgGACTCTGAAGTCCGCACTTgggcagtggcgccgccggcgtcgagAGTCCCACctggcaacggcgccgcggcggaggcgggtTCCGATGAGCAGTACGACTACTTGGCCGGTACAGACTACTACATTGGCCCTACGCCGAGCAacgtggcgcaggtggcggccgccCGCCAACCAGCTgagaagcgcggcagctcgcCTTACTCCCTCAGCGTGGCGGATAGCATGCCACTTGggcaagcgcagcagcgcgtgcttTCGCACGCATCACCCCCGCCAATCTATCTGCCCAGCACACAGTCTTCTGAGACGTCCCTCTTTcaccagccgccgctgcatgCTCTCCGTGGACAGAGCGTGGCCGGATTTCCGCCCATAGCAGATGCAGAGCTACGCCAGCGCTACATGTCGTACCGGCACACGCCGCGAAGCATCcaggcggcgacgtcgtctgtgctggaggagcttgGTGGCTGCACGCACGACGCCGAGCGGTCAagcgagctgcggcagttGCTCAACTACTACACTTCTCTCGAGGTCACGACCTTGTACACGATATGA
- a CDS encoding copper-transporting ATPase-like protein,putative — MVSFTTTTQSTTLYGTFSGRHAHARTILTATEAHCNGQLACVSLGVSQDCIRPAVSLTDPASLCEVGHHHFGDGCGSWPLSTTMGATTAQGAGDRQATRRITLNVVGMTCGGCAQRVQENLMTLEGVHSVSVDLEAQLAEVDVDASDAAAEFRIEQKVASMGYAVQPAVLPSCGAPGREERELSPAPPPLCPSAASLSHVLSSASVSTCSMSQLQRLSETSKSTETGSLRQEGGFLPFSRRFRRVPCGCGGRGCLCAYAPEPVMVTEETRLLPDDDSEECLSERAEVPSSMDITVGVVQACASPRRPAPVGVRGTLKTATAAAAEAKTSLLIEGMSCTSCAARIEAKVRQLNGVLGASVNFSTMSGQVLHNPALASLHKVVSCVADLGYIVTAQDTTAPLGTADDEKSHQGECQCRTNLRAVPVHVGSVMSGYEHRLVVLGMSCASCAACIEHRLRQMPTVLSCTVSFTTGTAVITTCTPNSFTDACKVVQSMGYTVTESALMTPDSSISRTREALERTREIAEHERNLIGSALLSVPLAMVMVLMVFMDIMARPLLARIIDGIQFCAVTLIVFHFGQSFFLSAWRSWQHGAYTMDTLVAIGTGCTYAYSTVVYLLTLFVYPHARMMTYFDTAGMLTTFMLLGRFLEARAKRSTSGAVIELISLMPTTAVCVQPDGSEVRVSSSQLQKGALVRVLAGDRVPVDGTIVEGSSELDEQMVSGESLSKQKKPGDEVVGGTLNITASLLIRADKVGEETMIAQVLRIVQEAQNTKPSIQRAADRIAMSFVPFVLVFSLLTLGLWLVLGVTDAYPVSWRGAEVSWQAFAFNFFISTVVAACPCALGLATPTAIMVGTGVGAKNGVLVKSGTTLEEVRRVNCVVLDKTGTITNGRLEVVRTHIIMASLVSSPTTTTQPHDSLDTALVRYLVGLVEAQSSHPIAKAVSAKLLAETDSGTDEVQRRARYGVSSVVTHGGKGVEASVAVMPASDGNDEVSSELRPPRAHRLLVGNVALLRERGVSLTPEVAHLVEEENGYGLTTVVAAVNGVACVVVSLTDSPKREAHGVIRYLHKAGIRVLMVTGDNAGVAGRIAAEVGIHSKDVYAEALPITKANIVKELQEQGSRVMFVGDGINDSPALAQANVGVALGAGTEVAIEAADAVLVRDSLVDLLNLQSLSKVTVRRIYGNFIWAFGYNLLMLPTASGLLYPFFHIRLPPVAAGAAMMLSSLSVLTSSLTIRCFRAHRERDFYFT, encoded by the coding sequence ATGGTGTCCTTCACCACGACGACGCAATCCACCACCCTCTACGGCACGTTTTCGGGGCGTCACGCGCATGCGCGGACGATTCTCAccgcgacggaggcgcactgcaaCGGACAGCTAGCGTGCGTATCACTTGGTGTGTCTCAAGATTGCATCAGGCCTGCAGTCTCCCTCACTGACCCTGCGTCCCTGTGTGAGGTGGGACATCACCATTTTGGTGACGGCTGCGGCTCCTGGCCTTTATCCACAACGATGGGTGCGACGACTGCTCAAGGGGCTGGCGACAGGCAAGCGACGCGCCGCATCACACTGAACGTCGTTGGGATGACGTGTGGGGGATGTGCTCAACGCGTGCAGGAGAATTTGATGACACTGGAGGGAGTGCACTCCGTCTCCGTGGACCTCGAAGCGCAGCTTGCCGAGGTGGATGTGGACGCGAgcgatgcagctgctgagTTTCGCATCGAGCAGAAGGTGGCTTCGATGGGCTACGCAGTACAGCCCGCGGTACTGCCGTCGTGTGGGGCGCCGgggcgagaagagagggagctctcaccagcgccgcccccttTGTGTCCCAGTGCTGCAAGTCTCTCTCAcgtcctctcctccgcctctgtgTCTACGTGCTCTATgtcacagctgcagcggctcagTGAGACGTCCAAGTCGACGGAAACGGGTTCACTGCGACAGGAAGGCGGCTTCttacctttctctcgccgcttccgccgggtgccgtgcggctgcggtgggcGCGGGTGCCTGTGCGCCTACGCGCCTGAGCCGGTGATGGTGACGGAGGAGACGCGTCTGCTCCCTGACGATGACTCGGAGGAATGCCTATCGGAGAGGGCCGAGGTGCCATCGTCGATGGACATTACCGTGGGGGTCGTCCAGGCTTGCGCCTCACCGAGGCGTCCTGCCCCTGTGGGCGTCCGCGGCACGTTGAAGACGGctacagcggcagcggcggaagcAAAGACGAGCCTCCTGATCGAGGGCATGTCGTGTACGTCTTGTGCTGCTCGCATCGAGGCAAAGGTCAGGCAGCTCAATGGCGTTCTGGGCGCGTCTGTGAACTTCTCAACCATGAGTGGGCAGGTACTGCACAACCCGGCTCTCGCATCACTTCACAAGGTTGTGAGCTGCGTGGCCGACTTGGGCTACATCGTGACGGCGCAGGACACAACCGCCCCCCTCGGCACCGCTGACGACGAGAAATCACACCAGGGCGAGTGCCAGTGCCGCACAAACCTGCGAGCCGTCCCGGTGCATGTGGGGAGTGTCATGTCTGGCTATGAACATCGCCTGGTTGTTCTAGGTATGTCATGTGCCTCCTGCGCAGCCTGCATCGAGCACAGGTTGCGGCAGATGCCCACTGTCCTGAGCTGCACCGTCTCCTTTACTACgggcaccgccgtcatcacGACCTGCACCCCAAACAGCTTCACGGACGCGTGCAAGGTGGTGCAGTCGATGGGGTATACTGTGACAGAGTCGGCGCTGATGACGCCTGACTCGTCCATTAGCCGCACTCGTGAGGCGCtcgagcgcacgcgcgaaATCGCTGAGCATGAGCGCAACCTGATCGGCAGCGCACTACTGAGTGTGCCACTCGCGATGGTGATGGTCTTGATGGTGTTCATGGACATCATGGCGCGGCCGCTGTTGGCGCGCATCATCGACGGGATTCAGTTCTGCGCTGTCACCCTAATCGTCTTCCACTTTGGCCAAAGCTTCTTCCTTAgcgcgtggcgcagctggcaGCACGGCGCCTACACGATGGACACGCTTGTGGCCATTGGCACGGGCTGCACATACGCCTACTCCACCGTTGTCTACCTGCTCACGCTGTTTGTGTATCCGCACGCGCGTATGATGACGTACTTTGACACGGCAGGAATGTTGACAACCTTCATGCTACTTGGCCGCTTCCTCGAGGCGCGGGCAAAACGCAGCACAAGTGGGGCGGTCATTGAGCTGATCAGTTTGATGCCGACaacggctgtgtgtgtgcagccgGACGGGAGCGAGGTGCGAGTGAGCtcgtcgcagctgcagaaaGGCGccctcgtgcgtgtgctggccGGCGATCGCGTCCCTGTCGACGGCACTATCGTCGAAGGCAGCTCCGAGTTGGACGAGCAGATGGTGTCAGGCGAGTCGCTGTCGAAGCAGAAGAAGCCCGGCGACGAGGTGGTCGGCGGCACGCTCAACATCACCGCATCGCTGCTCATCCGCGCGGACAAGGTGGGGGAAGAGACGATGAtcgcgcaggtgctgcgtATTGTGCAGGAGGCTCAAAACACAAAGCCATCTATCCAGCGTGCTGCTGATCGAATCGCCATGTCGTTTGTGCCCTTCGTCCTCGTCTTTTCCCTACTGACGCTCGGCTTGTGGCTGGTGCTCGGTGTGACGGACGCGTACCCGGTGTCGTGGCGCGGGGCGGAGGTAAGCTGGCAGGCGTTCGCTTTCAACTTCTTCATCTCAACCGTTGTCGCCGCCTGTCCGTGCGCACTGGGGCTGGCCACTCCGACAGCGATCATGGTGGGCACCGGCGTGGGGGCGAAAAACGGCGTGCTGGTGAAGAGCGGCAccacgctggaggaggtgcgacgCGTGAACTGCGTTGTGCTCGACAAGACGGGCACTATCACCAACGGTCGGCTGGAGGTGGTCCGGACGCACATAATAATGGCGAGTTTGGTGTCGTCTCCAACGACGACCACGCAGCCTCATGACAGCTTGGATACCGCCTTGGTCCGCTACCTTGTCGGCCTCGTGGAGGCGCAGTCTAGCCACCCTATCGCGAAGGCGGTCAGCGCCAAGCTACTGGCGGAGACTGACAGCGGTACGGAcgaggtgcagcgccgcgcccgCTATGGGGTGTCATCCGTTGTGACGCATGGAGGCAAGGGCGTGGAGGCCTCGGTGGCCGTGATGCCAGCAAGCGACGGCAATGACGAGGTCTCTTCCGAGCTGCGACCGCCGCgagcgcatcgcctcctcgtcgggAATGTGGCGCTtctgcgcgagcgcggcgttTCGTTAACCCCTGAGGTGGCCCACCTCGTTGAGGAGGAGAACGGGTACGGTCTGACAACTGTTGTAGCTGCAGTCAATGGCGTAGCGTGCGTTGTCGTCAGCCTTACCGACAGTCCGAAGCGTGAGGCCCACGGTGTTATCCGGTATCTGCACAAGGCTGGGATTCGCGTGCTGATGGTCACGGGCGACAACGCCGGCGTGGCGGGCCGGATTGCGGCCGAGGTCGGAATTCACTCGAAAGATGTGTATGCCGAGGCGCTTCCCATCACCAAGGCGAACATtgtgaaggagctgcaggagcagggGTCGCGGGTGATGTTCGTTGGCGATGGCATCAACGATAGCCCCGCCCTGGCACAGGCCaacgtcggcgt